The DNA region GCCTTGCTGAGTGTGCTTCTGAATTGCAGTGGTGTCGAGCTCGGCACCACCCTGAGTCGCATGAAAGCGTTCACTAAAGGCTTCAGCCCAGAGGTAAGAGTTTTCTTACATAATAAGCATGTCTGAAAATAATTTACtaaattgacaatttcttgattttttttgtgaggctGTAATCCATTTCCTTTGGGGACTGGAAATGATctgatttgtatttaaattgtcTCTCTTGGAGAACAAGCTGTCTTAGGAAAACTATGAAAAAGGGAAGAGCTTTCTTTGCTGGATGCGACATcctcacttttgtttttattttttaagaatgcAATTTGTCATGTTCGAGCGTCCCCGCTGTCAAAAGTGGAAGACAATTGAGCTTTTGCAAATTTTAGACATACACTACGCAGCCCTTGCAATATCAGCCATTAAATAACGGTAGCATCAGAGGGTCTTATAATTAGGGGTGCGAGACgtttcccctccccccccccccccctaatacCGATAACTTGCTGCTACTTTAAGCTGAAACCGATAACCGAtatcgttttttaaattttttttttttttaatggtttttatATCAGGAGTCTTCAATGATTTCCAGCCCAAGGACCCCCCAAACTTATGGAAAGTTGGAGCAGGGACCCTCTActtatttatattgtatataattgtgttttatatatcAAACTGGATGTACTGTCTAATAGAATGCCTTTTTAGTCATATAGTTAAAGTTAAAATGGTATTATACTAATATGTCATCATTTATTATCATGTATTCaacatgtaatgtaatataataagtGCCTTTTTACTGTCACATCAATACACAAGTACAATATGATTGGGATGtgatgtataaatgtattttgttattgtgcAATCAATACTATTGTCATGTCTTTAGCTTAAAAGACATCCATATTTCATAAGGTTAATATATTATGTTTGCTGataaaaatgttgctttcaTAGTGCCAACTGTTAAAACGTTtgggtaaaatgttttttaatgatcGCTTGGTTTGCCAGCCATGTAATAGCATCTTCCTGCTTCCAAACTATCTTTGACATATTCTTCTCTCAGTAGAAGGCAAGCTAGTCATTGATTCGTCACAGTAAAAGTGAAGTTTAAAAAACGACGCATAACATGTTGAATTGTGCTGTAAAGGTTTCAGCCTTGAGAAACTTTCGTATTTTTACTATATCTATCGGATATTTGTATCAACACAAGGGACCTCCATAAAAGCAAGAAAAGCACGCCTCGTGTGCACAGCTTTCTTTATTAGTTCGCTGGCTGCCTGGCTTCACTTAGTTACGTGTGTCGTGAGGACAGCACAACTAAGTATTGATAACGCATTGAATTTCTCTCTTTTATACACAGGTtcaaatgttcatgtttttattattttaaacaatataagaaCAAGTGAACATTCAAGttaatatttctttaaaaacatttgtatttgtggTTGAGCGAAGATTGCCGGGGACGGAGGGCCCCGTCGAACGCAGGAgggctgttgtgtgttttgatgcTAATTCCATTTGTAGATGATCTAATTTATTATCCAGTGAGCAAACGAAGCAGGGTCCGACGTTAAGTCAGGTCCACCatgagccaagttgtggtgTACCTTTCAGAACTTGTACTGGCCccgtatattcatgatataatacgTAAGGTTTAagtgattattttgtatttatcgtCTTTATGCTGAATTATTTCAGCCCCTTTAAACCATTTTTAGTACAATTACATTCATGGCGATGACTCTGTACTAACTTCACTAAAGTTAATGCATTACAATTgcacaaatgaataataatgcttCAAAGAATAGGTCAATTACAATACCGGCTCCGATACCGATCATATGGATTAGCTGTACATTTTTCAATGTGCTGTTGGCTATATTatctgacatgtttgtttgggtttgcttcTCAGCTCTTGCGCCTGTGCAGTTTGAAGGGGTTAGGGGATGCTAcactagggctgggcgattatggaaaaaaaaaaaaaatcacaatcattttgattggtattgatataattattaataaacaCGATTATTCATTTAGTTCTGAACTTTTTGACTACTACTATTTACTAGTTATTCAACTAGCAAAAGGCAACttgaaatataacttaaaagaacaacacaaaaataaattaacaagtaaaataataatatttgagaaataaaaaaatatatataactaaaTTAATGGTTAAAAACTTGCAAATGATTTTATCcgtattgtctattatatatattacataaaaaaaatcatgttattctggcatttagcaaatggaaataattttgataatcctaattgacccaaaacaggaaaggtttgtctgatttcatgtcactgtcaggggggaaaaagtgtctttttatacGGTCAATGACTGTATCTGCAGTCAGGAAAGAGAgcattttattgattgattgatttttttgtttttttaaacagtcaaTGACAGTTCCtactgtgtgcgccttggcctcttTGGGGAGGTGTGGTGCGATACATGCATGGAGCTACTCTTTTATTGTAAGctaaaactaaaacaacaacaaaaaaaagagtagaagtCATGAAATAACGTTACTAAACTCGTTTTcccacagattaggaagaatatatgtctTTTCAGTAATATTATATTacttgtctgtatgtgttactacggtGTTTGTATGTAAATAAACAGTTTAGAGCACGGTTAGGGAGGTCAGATTAAGATTCTATAGGCTGCAAAGAACAAGATGCTGAATGAGGCTAGCGGAGTTGTCTTGGGCTATCGTCTTGGGGCGAATTCGTGCCGGTTTATCGAGGCAGTCGTCGTAGTTTGGAGCTCAAAGTCACTGGATGCTGGTAATTTCAGTGAGTGCCGGCGACCATATGCTAATTTACTGCatatattgactatttttggcAAGCTAAGAATTTTGGTGAACATATCCATGACTGTCCCAAGCCAGTGGAAACAGCAGCCACTGGCGATCAGCGCGCCGCTGAATGATACGCCTCTTATTATCGGTCCAGTTTATTCGGTATCGGACCGATAAGTgtgacgtcttttttttttttttttttttctttcatcggCCCGATAATCATCATGCATCCCTCCGTATAATGTGATTATGTGATTGAAAGAGTTCATGTGCGAGACTGCGATAAATGGTCCACTTGAACTCTGTGGCATGATTAGTGAGTTAGAGGCTACTCCTTGGTTAAGGCTTCACTGTATGATATgttgatattttatttctagCCCCTTTGGAGGTCTCCTCTTTTcctacaaaacacatttaagggAGTGGGACACCAAGCAGCACAATTATCCTTCAGTCATGGCCCAGAGGATAATACGAGGAAATCTAATGAACAGATTGGACAGCATGTATATGTGTAATTCCTCTTGCAAATGTCACATACAagtaaaaaatggcatgtattTTGCAGAGCAAAGGTTATGCCATAGGAAATGCCCCCGAGCTGGCCAGAGCACATAACAGCCATGCCAGGTAGGGGTTACCATAACATTTTGCAGCTTCCCTACgctgaaatagtttttttcttgatCTCGCTCTCTCTGTTTTTCTGGAGACCGGAGCCTCGGCACCTGCCAGAGAAACAGAATGGGATCAGTGCAGTGCGAACCATGGAGGCCTTCCACTTTGTGAGCTATGTCCCCATCAAAGATCGCCTCTTTGAGCTCGATGGCCTCAAGGCCTACCCAATTGACCATGGTAAGATTGGATATTTCAGTACacgtgtttgcttgtttgtagaaCGCTGTAAATAATGTATTATGTTGTTTGCTGAACTATTTAAGGGCCatggggagaggaggaggaatggACGGATAAAGCTCGGCGGGTTATCATGGAGAGGATTGGTCTGGCCACTGCCGGGTGAGTGTTGAACCTGTCAATTCTAATGGGTTCTCCCTAGCTTCACTGTCACTCTTTCGCACCTCTCGTTCTCAGCGAGCCGTATCATGACATCCGCTTCAACTTGATGGCAGTGGTGCCGGACCGTAGGATGAAATACGAGTCCAAACTTGAGGTTTTAAAGAAGAATCGACAGACTATTCTTGAAGGTCTACAGAAGGTAGGAAATAGACATTCGGGGCCCAGCTAGGGCTGTAACGATACAGTATTGAAATCAAAAATTGCGATCCTCTAAGACGCTAACACACCCCTTCTAATTCCTAGAGTTTGTTCCTCCAATCCAGAACCAGAAATGTAGGCTCAAAGTTCTACTAAACGTAATCTAattaatattgttattttaagttaattttaaaaacataaggCTAGATTAAAGATAAATTTCTTCAGTAAGCCTCCTCCATATGCATGTCGTGTGATGGTCATCTGACAGGCGTGAGCAAAACTTTGTCTACGGCTAATGCTGTTCTGTTCAACGACGTGAGCAGACTGGACTAGAGGAGAGGAAGACACATGGCTAGAACGACTAATAACCCTGAAATTGCAGAACCTCCAAGTTCATTTAGGTCAGCAGAATGGGAACATTTCGTTAGCGTGCTTCAAAGAATTTCCCCAAGTCACGTTGAACGTGTTAATGCACCTTCAAAGACATCATCCTGAAACTAATTGAAGTGGGCCATGGAAGAAGACACAGGCACAGTCTACTCTGGCAAATTTATAAGGTATATTAAAAAAgtatatacattataaatataatcaatataatattgtaataaatgaattaatataataaatataaaaaatattatgaatataatataatataatatatttattatatttactaAATGGAAATGTATATTGTAACCGTTGGTCAGAAATCGAGATACAAATCGACTCTTAACCATGGTGTATCGTTCAAGCCCTACGCCCAACAATAGTACAAACACGATACACATAAacgcatacaaaaaaaacacgtgtgtatgtatgtatatgcgtgtgtgtgtgtacacataaTATATCCCGGATCTATGAGGgtgaaataatttttgtttatCATTATTAAATTTTGATCCATGGAAGACTGATGACATGAATTTTCTCCATCTCTTTTTTGGCATTTGGTAACTGCTTTTTGTAATGGGCATTATGGATTATGGATACGTATAGGTCTAGAGTGGAGTTATATTAATGCCTACCTCCAAAGTGTGGTGGGAAATGAGCCCACCCCAGCTGCATTAGTCAGCCACTACCACTACACTGTACCCCTGCCACCAATTTACAACTGTTCAAATGAACTGGccttactgtttttattttgaattggaGTGATGTTAAGATGACCATTAATAATTCTACTTGAAAATTGCATCCCAATTTAGGATTTGTTATCAAATTACGTTTTGATcaagaaaataatgaatttgTTGTGTCTGCAGATGATCCGACTCACCCAGCCTGAGCTTGTCCATGACAAGAAGCAGCAGGACTCTTCCATGCTTGAAGGCAGGACAAATTCAATCAAGAAAGAAACTGATGCAGTGCCAGTAACATCCCACGGGGCTGATCAAGCTTCCCCTGGTTCTTATTCCTCTATTCGTGTAAATAGTTTTGTGGATATCAAAAAGatggattttaaataaaatcctgGCTCCTTGTTTTAGATTCTGTGGACAAGTCAGGAGGGAAATTGAAAGCTGCTCCCGTTCCTTCAGGAAACACTAAGGCCTCTGGAAAACCACCAGGAGGCTCACAGCAAGTCACCAACCCTGTTGTTCAACGCTTGCCTGCCTTCCTCGACAATCACAACTATGCCAAGTCTCCAATGCAGGTGAGGGGGGGGAATCATTACATTCTGGTGTGAATCTAAATGCCAAATCAAGGATTGTTAAAATGATAGATGATGTTGGTGATAAGAAAAAAGCAGaactgccacctacaggacaTGGAAAAGGTCATCCCTCCCGTTAGAAACAGGGTTCTTTTCAAATACAAACATTCAGCGTGGAAGGCACTTTGGCCGTTGCAAACAATGTTTCCCTGAATGAAGATATGTTGAttgacaggaagaggaggatctTGCTGCCGCTGTTGGACGTTCTCGAGTGCAAGGGCCTGCACGAACAGCATATtctgaggatgaagatgactaTGAGGATGAAGAGGAAGTCACTGCATCTGCAGGAGCATCAACGAGGTTAGTTCCCTGGTGGTTTCTCCTTCATCATCTTTTTCCTGATCACACAGAAGAGCCCTTTAGCTCCTTGATTTACAGCATTCAAAGATACTTGTTagcactttttaaatgttctttttttttaaggtttagaCGGAAGGCAAGTCTGCGATCACGAACAGGAAGGGTCGTAACAGGAATGGAGAGCCAGCTTGCCCTCAGTGTTTTGGCTGAGAAACTAAAGAAGGAGGCCCAAAAAAAAGATGCCCTCAACACACCACTCTCTGTGCGCACCGAAGGACGGACTGGCGGCATTTGCATCACATCCGCTTCGCAGCCCTCACCCACACCTAGCAACGAGAGCACCGACACAGCCTCTGAGATTGGCAGTGCCTTCAATTCGCCGCTTCGCTCACCCGCACGCTCGCAGGCCGCGACACGTCCATCTAGTCCCGTAGCATCCCATCTGTCACGCGTGCTGTTCGGAGAAGACGAATTGCTTAGGCTAGACTCCCGACATAATCGTGCTGTAAGAGAACTTGGTCCGTCTGTCAGTGTGGCCCTGCTACACCTACTGGAGGATGGAGTCATTTATTCTCTTCCACCATCTGGTGAGTATCCATGTCACTCCTTGGGGTTTGAATTCTCTGTTCAGGTTTACTCTTATAATATGGCCATGGCATGTTTGGAAATACAGTGATCCTTTCTGTTTTTTGCGGGAAATATGTTCTGGATGTGGAACCACCCACAAGAGGTGAAAATCCATGATATACAGCCTCCAAATAAGAgacaaagtgtgcttgcttcacgCTGTTTATTTGTAACTTCCAGTTGAAGTAACGTAAATGAGCATAAACGTTACGGTAATTATACACATTCAAACAACTATTTTAACACAGATGCAGCACATGCATacgacaatactcacaggcatatactgtAAAGATTCTCTCTTGTCTGCGCAGCATCTCTTTCGTTATACCTCAgcgctgcctggcatgttgagGGACAATGTGGTATTGCCCAATGATGGTGCATAgaacagttttgttgtttttttaaaaaaatttccccccccctccagcGGATTTGGCTGCAGATGCTGCCAAGCCGCCTTGCAGTCCTGAGAAGATAAAAGACAAAGATCAAGTCGACAGGGAACCGACGAGCGAGAAGGACAAGGGAACATCTGTGGAGA from Phycodurus eques isolate BA_2022a chromosome 10, UOR_Pequ_1.1, whole genome shotgun sequence includes:
- the bap1 gene encoding ubiquitin carboxyl-terminal hydrolase BAP1, producing MNKGWLELESDPGLFTLLVEDFGVKGVQVEEIYDLQSKCQSPVYGFIFLFKWIEERRSRRKVNTLVDETSVIDEEIVNDMFFAHQLIPNSCATHALLSVLLNCSGVELGTTLSRMKAFTKGFSPESKGYAIGNAPELARAHNSHARPEPRHLPEKQNGISAVRTMEAFHFVSYVPIKDRLFELDGLKAYPIDHGPWGEEEEWTDKARRVIMERIGLATAGEPYHDIRFNLMAVVPDRRMKYESKLEVLKKNRQTILEGLQKMIRLTQPELVHDKKQQDSSMLEGRTNSIKKETDAVPVTSHGADQASPDSVDKSGGKLKAAPVPSGNTKASGKPPGGSQQVTNPVVQRLPAFLDNHNYAKSPMQEEEDLAAAVGRSRVQGPARTAYSEDEDDYEDEEEVTASAGASTRFRRKASLRSRTGRVVTGMESQLALSVLAEKLKKEAQKKDALNTPLSVRTEGRTGGICITSASQPSPTPSNESTDTASEIGSAFNSPLRSPARSQAATRPSSPVASHLSRVLFGEDELLRLDSRHNRAVRELGPSVSVALLHLLEDGVIYSLPPSADLAADAAKPPCSPEKIKDKDQVDREPTSEKDKGTSVEMKKEEAEERKDGDDVKPNKEKHSGLEPAVDSKLPGDKYSPKELLALLKCVEADIANYEVYLKEEVEKRKKYKIDDQRRTHNYDEFICTFISMLAQEGMLASLVEQNISVRRRQGVSIGRLHKQRKPDRRKRSRPYKAKRQ